The following proteins come from a genomic window of Paenibacillus spongiae:
- a CDS encoding cache domain-containing sensor histidine kinase, protein MKQIPRFDNWIHAFLRNANIQNRLMISFILLSILPLSLTGFIAYHKSSREMDAKTESYLIQMLNEVSKNISAKMEKVEAAADEVYLSKIVQNNLQLYNGQTDEDTVKLKYEVNSYLSDKFSIVEDVQLAEIFDTVGNVFTGIVSQESAGVHYQASIAQVFPHLRQLAVAHKGANIWMLPPFKDETGSVLIVREIKSLITDKEVATLVVAVRSRFLLNAFSNIDIGKDAHIVVTTINGKIVASPLEDAEASARSASNLAVQLVSNERTGSKRAFDVTLDQRKELAVYAPIDKTDWYLISWVPYAFLNAESRKLGYTIMLITGLCFACAIYLSAVISRSISKPLKKLIRAMDAAKEGDFTNSIRDIHRDELAVVSGNFDRMVDEIRNLLFNVKQQEDQKRLAELKALQAQINPHFLSNTLNTVRWLAQKQKANNIDCLVTSLIQMLHVAMGKGGDLITLREEIDYLQHYANIQKYRYFDLFELYFEIDESILDCRILKFMLQPFVENSLIHGIAGKRGQGVIMVKGYEEEGRIRITITDDGIGMTEDEMAAIRNEASSEGRKRIGGMGIRNVDDRIKLFFGDSYGIYMTSLVGMYTTVEVIVPILKSEEAQNEDAQSAAGG, encoded by the coding sequence ATGAAACAAATTCCCCGCTTCGATAACTGGATCCATGCCTTTCTTCGCAACGCCAACATTCAGAATAGATTGATGATTTCATTCATTCTGCTGTCTATTCTCCCTCTTTCGCTGACGGGTTTCATTGCATACCACAAATCAAGCCGTGAAATGGATGCCAAGACAGAATCGTATTTGATTCAAATGTTGAACGAGGTATCCAAGAACATTAGCGCCAAAATGGAAAAAGTCGAGGCGGCCGCCGACGAAGTCTACTTATCCAAAATCGTTCAAAACAACCTTCAACTCTACAATGGACAAACAGATGAAGATACGGTGAAGCTCAAATATGAAGTCAACAGCTACTTGAGTGATAAATTTTCGATTGTAGAGGACGTGCAATTAGCGGAGATCTTCGATACAGTCGGTAATGTGTTCACTGGCATTGTCTCACAAGAAAGTGCAGGCGTACATTACCAGGCCAGCATTGCCCAAGTCTTTCCCCATCTAAGGCAACTGGCAGTCGCTCATAAAGGCGCGAATATTTGGATGCTTCCTCCATTCAAGGATGAGACGGGAAGCGTGCTTATCGTGAGAGAGATCAAATCGCTTATAACGGATAAAGAGGTTGCCACACTTGTCGTAGCTGTCCGTAGTCGCTTCTTATTGAATGCGTTCTCAAATATTGATATCGGGAAGGACGCGCATATTGTCGTGACGACCATAAACGGAAAGATTGTCGCCAGTCCACTCGAAGATGCCGAAGCATCGGCACGGAGTGCGAGCAATCTTGCGGTGCAGCTTGTAAGCAATGAAAGAACCGGAAGCAAGCGTGCTTTCGATGTGACGCTTGACCAAAGGAAGGAATTGGCTGTATATGCACCCATCGACAAAACCGACTGGTACTTGATAAGCTGGGTACCTTATGCGTTCCTGAATGCCGAGTCGCGCAAGCTCGGATATACCATTATGCTGATTACCGGCTTATGCTTTGCTTGTGCCATCTATCTGTCTGCCGTCATCTCGAGAAGCATCTCGAAGCCGCTCAAGAAGTTGATTCGGGCTATGGACGCCGCCAAAGAGGGGGACTTCACGAACAGCATAAGAGATATCCATAGGGACGAGCTTGCGGTTGTGTCAGGTAACTTTGATCGAATGGTCGATGAAATTCGCAATTTACTGTTTAACGTCAAGCAACAGGAAGATCAGAAAAGACTGGCGGAATTGAAAGCGCTGCAAGCGCAAATCAATCCTCATTTTTTATCCAATACGCTGAATACCGTTCGTTGGTTGGCACAGAAACAGAAAGCCAACAATATCGATTGCTTGGTTACGTCACTTATTCAAATGTTGCATGTCGCGATGGGGAAAGGTGGAGACTTGATTACGCTTCGAGAAGAAATCGATTATTTGCAACATTACGCAAATATCCAAAAATACCGATACTTCGATCTGTTTGAACTCTATTTCGAGATCGATGAATCTATTCTGGATTGCAGAATTTTGAAATTCATGCTTCAGCCCTTTGTGGAGAACAGCCTCATTCATGGGATCGCCGGGAAAAGAGGGCAAGGTGTAATCATGGTCAAGGGCTATGAAGAGGAGGGACGTATCCGGATCACCATTACGGACGACGGCATCGGGATGACGGAAGATGAGATGGCCGCAATAAGGAACGAGGCGTCCTCGGAGGGCAGAAAACGTATTGGCGGGATGGGAATCCGGAATGTGGACGATCGAATCAAGCTGTTCTTTGGTGATTCTTACGGCATTTACATGACGAGTCTTGTGGGGATGTACACGACGGTGGAAGTCATCGTTCCGATTTTGAAGAGTGAGGAGGCGCAGAACGAAGATGCTCAAAGTGCTGCTGGTGGATGA
- a CDS encoding glycosyltransferase — protein MRVLMLVSQLNFGGTEKYILSISRSLLTHGVRVGVASKKGPLAGSFIKAGIALHYLPTGTNFNKQSLLSSIIAKGSYDLIHAHDSRSFALAATLTRQYNIPLIVTVHGTYHHRAALLAAARTSKRVISVSPKLTRWLLNHKIPANKIQMIPNGIDVITYRTASNKNHWRTALRLPQAAQILLYAGRFSPDKYPIARNVVLAAERIAKYNHQFIAVLIGPGSRTNLVQLAANVNRRLGRTAIIIRPPMSNIQHAYYTADVVVGTGRVALEAMACAKPVVAVGVAGYCGIVHPGNMNKMIQCHFGDHGAFTPTTANKLTADINSLLSNPIRARELGIIGSLTVKQRFSINNVSSRILNVYKSHYT, from the coding sequence ATGAGAGTTTTAATGTTGGTATCGCAGCTGAATTTTGGAGGAACTGAAAAATACATTCTTTCTATATCCCGAAGTTTACTAACACACGGGGTTCGGGTCGGTGTCGCATCTAAAAAAGGACCGCTTGCAGGCTCATTTATAAAAGCGGGAATCGCACTTCATTATTTGCCAACAGGAACAAATTTCAACAAGCAATCCCTATTATCTTCGATTATTGCTAAAGGATCGTACGACCTGATCCACGCGCATGATTCTAGGTCGTTTGCTCTTGCAGCAACCTTAACACGGCAGTATAACATCCCTTTAATCGTTACCGTTCATGGTACTTATCATCATCGGGCTGCCTTATTAGCTGCAGCTAGGACTTCCAAACGCGTGATTTCGGTTTCGCCGAAGCTGACTAGATGGTTGCTGAACCATAAAATACCCGCTAACAAGATCCAGATGATCCCTAATGGAATTGACGTCATAACGTACCGCACTGCATCGAATAAAAATCACTGGCGAACGGCACTTCGTTTACCCCAAGCCGCCCAAATTCTTCTGTACGCCGGTAGATTCTCCCCTGACAAATATCCCATAGCCAGAAATGTGGTCTTAGCAGCAGAACGTATCGCCAAATACAACCATCAATTTATAGCCGTTCTAATTGGACCCGGTTCTCGGACAAACCTGGTTCAGCTTGCGGCAAATGTCAATCGCCGTCTTGGCCGAACAGCGATCATCATTCGTCCTCCAATGTCTAATATCCAGCATGCCTATTATACCGCGGATGTTGTAGTAGGCACGGGGCGAGTTGCCCTTGAAGCAATGGCATGCGCCAAACCCGTTGTTGCAGTAGGCGTCGCTGGATACTGCGGTATCGTGCATCCGGGAAATATGAATAAAATGATTCAATGTCACTTTGGCGACCACGGTGCTTTTACTCCGACAACAGCCAATAAGCTTACGGCAGACATTAATAGCCTGTTAAGCAATCCAATACGGGCCCGCGAATTAGGGATAATCGGGAGCTTGACAGTTAAACAGAGATTTTCTATTAATAACGTTTCTTCTCGGATACTTAATGTTTATAAGAGCCATTATACGTAG
- a CDS encoding FecCD family ABC transporter permease has product MGIVIKNSKTDGLRSRPWAATFIIFGGLIALAIGTSLSVSFGAADIKLAVVWEAIFNFNPEVTQHQIIYELRLPRVIGGAVTGACFAVAGAIMQGMTRNPLADSGLLGLNAGAGFMLTLCFAFFPGLPFMYLILYSFMGAGLGTGLVYGIGVMAKGGLTPARLVLSGAAISALLAALSEGIALYFGIGQDLAFWYAGGVAGTKWFQLKVMLPWIAAAMLGALVLSRSITMLSLGEDVAKGLGLRTAWVKLLGALLVLILAGAAVSVVGAVGFIGLIIPHMTRFLVGVDYRWIIPCSAVLGSLLVMFADLASRMINPPFETPLGAFIALIGVPFFLYLSRKERRELH; this is encoded by the coding sequence ATGGGAATCGTCATTAAAAATTCAAAGACGGATGGACTTCGTTCACGTCCATGGGCGGCGACGTTTATTATATTCGGCGGATTGATTGCCTTGGCGATAGGAACATCGTTGTCCGTCTCGTTCGGAGCGGCCGATATTAAATTGGCTGTGGTGTGGGAAGCCATATTTAATTTCAATCCCGAAGTAACTCAGCATCAGATCATTTACGAACTGAGACTTCCCCGTGTCATTGGCGGGGCTGTGACTGGAGCTTGCTTCGCGGTGGCCGGAGCGATCATGCAGGGAATGACGCGTAATCCGCTTGCGGATTCCGGCCTGCTAGGGCTCAATGCCGGAGCCGGTTTCATGCTGACCCTCTGTTTTGCGTTCTTCCCCGGTCTTCCATTCATGTATCTGATCTTGTATTCGTTCATGGGGGCAGGATTAGGAACCGGTCTGGTATATGGCATTGGCGTGATGGCCAAAGGAGGCTTAACGCCGGCCCGGCTAGTGCTCTCCGGTGCAGCGATTAGCGCGCTGCTCGCAGCCCTTAGTGAAGGGATCGCGTTATATTTTGGAATCGGCCAAGATCTCGCGTTCTGGTATGCGGGAGGCGTTGCAGGCACGAAATGGTTCCAGTTAAAGGTTATGTTACCTTGGATTGCTGCGGCAATGCTCGGTGCGTTGGTACTCTCGCGTTCGATAACGATGCTCAGCCTCGGTGAGGATGTCGCCAAAGGACTCGGGCTGCGAACGGCGTGGGTTAAACTTCTGGGAGCTCTGCTGGTTTTGATACTGGCGGGTGCAGCCGTATCGGTCGTTGGTGCGGTCGGCTTCATCGGACTCATTATCCCTCATATGACCCGTTTCTTGGTAGGCGTCGACTATCGCTGGATCATACCGTGCTCGGCGGTGCTGGGGAGCCTGCTGGTCATGTTCGCCGATCTGGCGTCCAGAATGATAAATCCACCGTTCGAAACGCCTCTCGGGGCGTTCATTGCGCTCATTGGCGTCCCATTCTTCCTTTACTTATCGCGTAAAGAAAGGAGGGAACTGCACTAA
- a CDS encoding glycoside hydrolase family 172 protein — MHKDELYRIKDEQTRQLTTFNLSTRHKTIWVRRGETVSAGEVMGEGYIAQIWITFPGWFWAHWDKDKPVSQSILKTLIMKIYWDGAKIPAVNAPVGDLFGNGLCQMASFGSSRFGMSSGGFFMKFPMPFKKGFRIEFENKDSIIDTDVFMNVLYQLDKLPEDSGYFHAQFHTGRNDGPSPVLIADIQGKGHYAGCSLAMQGRDKNYLSFLEAPEYIYIDGGQSNEPTIVGTGLEDYFLGGWYFREGVFTGQHHGVVVKDALTSSVAMYRIHETDAIRFRSSFRMEFINPWKAEHLLPFSYSAVSYMYVNTPEGSGPPIPALEELMCWYRIKDTDHQSTP; from the coding sequence ATGCATAAGGATGAGTTGTACCGAATAAAAGATGAGCAAACCCGTCAATTGACGACGTTCAACTTGAGCACGAGACACAAGACGATCTGGGTACGGAGAGGCGAGACTGTATCGGCAGGGGAAGTAATGGGAGAGGGGTATATCGCACAAATCTGGATTACGTTCCCAGGATGGTTCTGGGCCCATTGGGATAAGGACAAGCCGGTCAGCCAATCGATTTTGAAGACGCTGATTATGAAAATCTACTGGGATGGAGCGAAGATTCCTGCTGTCAATGCACCGGTAGGAGACTTATTCGGTAACGGCCTCTGCCAGATGGCAAGCTTCGGATCTAGCCGGTTTGGCATGTCGAGCGGCGGTTTCTTTATGAAGTTTCCGATGCCATTCAAGAAAGGATTCCGGATCGAATTCGAGAACAAGGACTCGATTATCGATACGGATGTGTTCATGAATGTTCTCTATCAACTCGATAAGCTGCCAGAGGATAGCGGTTATTTCCATGCGCAATTCCATACCGGCCGCAATGACGGACCGTCACCGGTACTGATTGCCGACATTCAAGGGAAGGGGCATTATGCGGGCTGCTCGCTTGCCATGCAGGGGAGGGATAAAAACTATCTTTCCTTCTTGGAAGCGCCAGAGTACATATATATTGACGGCGGGCAATCGAACGAGCCGACAATCGTTGGAACGGGGCTCGAGGATTACTTCCTTGGAGGCTGGTACTTCCGGGAAGGCGTGTTCACCGGACAGCATCACGGCGTCGTCGTTAAGGACGCATTGACGTCGAGTGTCGCGATGTACCGGATTCATGAGACCGATGCGATCCGATTCCGAAGCAGCTTCCGGATGGAATTCATCAATCCCTGGAAGGCAGAACATCTGCTGCCGTTCAGTTATTCCGCCGTTTCCTATATGTATGTCAATACTCCGGAAGGTTCCGGTCCGCCAATTCCTGCGCTGGAAGAGCTGATGTGCTGGTACCGGATCAAGGATACCGATCATCAGAGCACTCCATAA
- a CDS encoding ABC transporter permease — protein sequence MNSGRFPEKSYSRGMVYRFRKELFFQSLAILGGLFLLVFSYLPMFGIVMAFQNYNPSIGFVHSKFVGLHHFKDLFNDEAFWIAARNTVVLSSLKFVLGFFCPLIFALLLNELKDNFFKKFVQTSSYLPNFISWVIAGGMIIIFVSAASDGVLNPILIKLGWIKEAIPFLSYPGYYVAIALLSDIWKVTGFGAIIFLAAIAGIDHEVYEASIVDGASRFQRIYKITVPMIKDTIVVVLILGIGNLLGGGLGSSNFNQAYILGNPLNMGVSDVLDTYILRMGLQLGQFSFSAAAGLLLSVISMVLIYVANWTVRKINGDAIF from the coding sequence ATGAATTCGGGACGCTTCCCGGAGAAAAGCTACTCTCGCGGCATGGTGTACAGATTCAGAAAAGAACTGTTTTTTCAGTCTTTGGCGATACTTGGCGGCCTGTTCTTGCTCGTCTTTAGTTACCTGCCCATGTTCGGCATTGTCATGGCCTTTCAGAATTATAATCCTTCCATTGGCTTTGTGCACAGTAAGTTCGTAGGTCTGCACCACTTCAAGGATCTGTTCAACGACGAGGCGTTTTGGATTGCTGCGCGCAACACGGTCGTACTAAGTTCGCTCAAGTTCGTGCTTGGTTTCTTCTGTCCGCTGATCTTTGCGTTGTTGCTCAATGAACTGAAGGATAACTTCTTCAAGAAATTTGTGCAGACGTCAAGCTACTTGCCCAACTTCATATCCTGGGTCATTGCAGGCGGCATGATCATAATCTTTGTCAGCGCCGCGTCCGACGGGGTGTTGAACCCGATTCTGATCAAGCTTGGATGGATCAAGGAGGCAATTCCATTCCTTTCATATCCGGGCTATTACGTGGCGATCGCGCTCCTCTCGGATATTTGGAAGGTTACAGGATTCGGCGCCATCATTTTCTTGGCTGCCATTGCAGGAATCGACCATGAAGTGTATGAAGCGTCGATCGTCGACGGAGCCAGCAGGTTTCAGCGCATCTACAAGATCACGGTTCCCATGATCAAAGACACGATCGTCGTCGTTCTTATTCTTGGCATCGGCAATTTGCTGGGAGGCGGACTGGGAAGCTCAAACTTCAATCAAGCGTACATCTTAGGAAACCCCCTCAACATGGGCGTCTCCGACGTACTGGATACGTACATTCTGAGGATGGGGCTGCAGCTTGGACAGTTCTCTTTCTCGGCGGCGGCCGGACTGCTATTGTCCGTTATCAGTATGGTTTTGATTTACGTGGCTAACTGGACGGTACGCAAAATCAACGGCGACGCTATTTTCTGA
- a CDS encoding carbohydrate ABC transporter permease: MKKSLKEKSADTALYLFMILIIVITLYPFYYCLVMSFNNGHDSNRGGIYLFPRVFTLANYEVAFQNHQMGKALLVTTARTVVGTLSSVLFTAAVAYGLSKENLMFRKFYMIMGITTMYFSGGLIPFYFVLKSLSMLNTFMVFIIPNLFGFFNAILFIAFFKNIPASLKEAARIDGASEAFVFFRIVLRLSTPILATIALFNGIGQWNSWFDSQFFTTNPNLKTLQLILFETIALAAGQEKLKQQLGVTNESAAYTLESIRYATMMIAIGPIIAIYPFITKYFTKGIMLGAVKG, encoded by the coding sequence ATGAAAAAAAGCCTGAAAGAGAAAAGCGCGGATACGGCACTCTACCTTTTCATGATTCTCATCATCGTCATAACGTTGTATCCCTTTTATTATTGCCTTGTCATGTCGTTCAACAACGGGCATGACTCCAATCGCGGCGGGATTTATTTGTTTCCACGAGTGTTCACCTTGGCCAATTACGAGGTCGCATTCCAAAATCATCAAATGGGCAAAGCATTGCTGGTGACGACCGCAAGGACGGTAGTAGGTACGTTATCCAGTGTATTGTTTACGGCGGCGGTCGCCTATGGATTGTCCAAAGAAAACCTGATGTTTCGGAAATTTTATATGATTATGGGCATCACTACGATGTATTTTAGCGGCGGCCTCATTCCCTTTTACTTCGTCCTGAAATCCTTATCCATGCTCAACACGTTCATGGTGTTCATCATCCCCAATCTGTTCGGCTTCTTCAACGCGATTCTGTTTATCGCATTCTTTAAGAACATCCCGGCATCATTGAAGGAAGCAGCACGGATCGACGGCGCCAGCGAAGCCTTTGTTTTCTTCAGGATCGTGCTTCGACTCTCTACTCCGATTTTGGCCACCATTGCGTTGTTTAATGGAATCGGCCAGTGGAACTCCTGGTTTGACTCGCAATTCTTCACGACAAATCCGAACTTGAAGACGCTTCAATTGATCTTGTTTGAAACGATCGCGCTTGCTGCGGGTCAGGAAAAACTGAAGCAACAGCTCGGCGTTACGAATGAATCTGCAGCTTACACGTTAGAATCGATTCGATACGCGACGATGATGATCGCCATCGGGCCGATCATCGCCATCTATCCCTTCATTACAAAGTATTTCACAAAGGGTATCATGCTTGGCGCGGTTAAGGGCTAA
- a CDS encoding FecCD family ABC transporter permease, with protein MQIVSKPAAERRRRQRGITVMAIVGLLIIVTFVISMNTGFIRLAPSDVIETFFGMGTEKQSLILFEFRLPRIVISILIGAGLAVTGCVLQGISRNALADPGILGINAGAGLMVLLFVSYFPLTAAAPLFLLPVLALTGSGLTAALIYVLTYKRHYGISPTRLLMTGIAIGAGIHAATIVLTLKLNPDKYQFVANWMAGSIWGANWKFVLALLPWIAVLLPYIFFKARILNVLSLGDQLASGLGAAVEKERLKLLASSVGLAGACVAVSGSIGFVGLIGPHLARRLVGPQHQLLLPTAALTGSLLVIAADTIGRSILQPSEIPTGVVVAVIGAPYFLYLLVKSRL; from the coding sequence ATGCAAATCGTTTCGAAGCCTGCGGCTGAGCGGCGCCGGCGACAACGGGGGATAACCGTCATGGCCATTGTCGGGCTGCTCATTATCGTTACTTTCGTAATTAGCATGAATACCGGATTTATCCGGCTGGCGCCGTCCGATGTGATTGAAACGTTCTTCGGCATGGGTACGGAGAAGCAATCGCTGATTCTGTTCGAGTTCCGCTTGCCGCGCATCGTGATTTCCATCTTAATCGGTGCAGGACTCGCCGTAACGGGCTGCGTGCTGCAAGGCATATCGCGAAATGCGCTGGCCGATCCAGGCATTCTGGGCATTAATGCGGGAGCGGGACTCATGGTGTTATTATTCGTCTCTTACTTTCCGTTAACTGCAGCTGCACCGCTTTTTCTACTGCCTGTGCTGGCTCTGACCGGGTCAGGGCTGACGGCAGCATTGATTTATGTACTGACCTATAAGCGGCATTACGGCATATCGCCGACCAGGCTGTTAATGACCGGCATAGCAATAGGTGCTGGAATCCATGCGGCTACGATCGTATTGACGTTAAAATTAAATCCGGACAAATACCAGTTTGTCGCGAATTGGATGGCAGGCAGCATATGGGGCGCGAACTGGAAGTTCGTGCTGGCGCTTCTCCCTTGGATTGCAGTACTGCTGCCCTATATTTTCTTCAAGGCACGGATATTGAATGTATTGAGCTTGGGCGATCAATTGGCTAGCGGTCTTGGAGCCGCGGTTGAGAAGGAGCGGCTGAAGCTGCTTGCCTCTTCGGTCGGACTTGCAGGAGCATGCGTTGCCGTAAGCGGCAGCATTGGTTTCGTCGGGCTAATCGGACCGCATCTGGCGCGCCGGCTCGTCGGTCCGCAGCACCAGCTGCTGCTGCCTACTGCGGCGTTGACCGGCTCCTTGCTCGTCATTGCAGCCGATACGATTGGCCGCTCCATCCTGCAGCCATCGGAAATTCCGACGGGTGTCGTAGTCGCCGTCATCGGAGCGCCGTATTTCTTATACTTGCTGGTGAAATCGCGATTATAA
- a CDS encoding response regulator transcription factor: protein MLKVLLVDDDIPARAKLRTLIDWERQGFVLCGEAENGIAAIKLLAGVEPDIIVTDMNMPVMDGVAFIAYVAHHYPGVKMIALSGYDDFEYVRNSLKSGVVDYMLKHRLNADNMLALLTQTRNGIYREKAELGERVMHELHREMGRKVAVSSFVKRLSTGMIGDRGEIVREALALQIKLDTKNIVVVMAEIDGFSQMQDTYSASELAVLAQTFIDIAIQSMECVGSTIMEQLDNGSFVMLVSLGHVHSELYTYNQLSEAIGSIRQSAARQLNLTACFSVSRKCPDIADISQYCSEAERALADKFYDGKNMVFWHGTVKPRKKAAVFSLSALDERELNRRIRAFDDEGTADYIEALFNKMLEEKDSFKSIQLVSADLINLLHRVAREFGIFIEELYKSDDIPYNQPQKFETIIDIRHWLLDVYASLFAKLKRCPSGRNKSPYGLKAVQYVRQHFRRNISLHDAAVALGINASYLSRLFKDEYCLGFVEYLNKVRVEEAKALIDRAELRVKDIYKEVGFNNYTYFFRVFKDLTGMTPLEYKNRTMSSI, encoded by the coding sequence ATGCTCAAAGTGCTGCTGGTGGATGACGATATCCCAGCGCGCGCGAAATTGCGGACGCTGATCGACTGGGAGAGACAAGGTTTCGTTCTTTGCGGTGAAGCGGAGAATGGCATCGCAGCCATCAAGTTGCTGGCGGGAGTCGAGCCCGATATCATCGTCACGGACATGAACATGCCCGTAATGGATGGCGTGGCGTTCATCGCGTACGTTGCACATCATTATCCCGGAGTAAAGATGATCGCGTTGAGCGGCTATGATGATTTCGAATATGTAAGGAACAGCCTGAAATCCGGGGTAGTGGACTACATGTTGAAACATCGTTTGAACGCCGACAACATGCTTGCTTTGTTGACGCAGACGCGTAACGGCATCTACCGCGAAAAAGCGGAATTAGGTGAAAGAGTGATGCATGAACTTCATCGGGAGATGGGCCGGAAGGTCGCTGTGAGCTCCTTCGTGAAACGCCTTTCGACTGGCATGATCGGTGACCGTGGAGAAATCGTTAGGGAAGCGTTGGCATTGCAAATCAAACTCGATACGAAGAACATCGTGGTCGTTATGGCCGAAATCGACGGTTTTTCCCAAATGCAGGATACCTACTCGGCTTCGGAGCTGGCTGTGCTTGCGCAAACTTTCATAGACATCGCGATCCAGTCAATGGAGTGTGTCGGATCAACGATCATGGAACAACTGGATAACGGTAGCTTCGTGATGCTCGTCTCGCTGGGTCACGTACATAGTGAATTATATACTTACAATCAATTATCGGAAGCAATCGGAAGCATCCGGCAAAGCGCTGCCCGGCAACTCAACCTGACGGCTTGTTTCTCTGTCAGCAGAAAATGCCCGGATATTGCGGATATCAGTCAGTATTGCAGTGAGGCAGAGCGGGCACTGGCGGATAAGTTTTATGACGGGAAGAACATGGTCTTCTGGCATGGAACGGTCAAGCCTCGGAAGAAGGCTGCCGTATTTAGTTTGAGCGCACTAGATGAGAGGGAGCTTAACCGGCGGATCCGGGCATTTGACGATGAAGGGACTGCCGATTATATCGAAGCTTTGTTCAATAAGATGTTAGAGGAGAAGGACAGCTTCAAGTCCATACAGCTTGTTAGCGCGGATTTGATCAATCTGCTCCATCGGGTCGCACGAGAATTCGGGATTTTCATTGAAGAACTGTATAAGAGCGACGATATCCCCTACAATCAGCCTCAGAAGTTTGAAACCATCATCGATATTCGCCATTGGCTGCTCGACGTCTATGCAAGCTTATTTGCGAAGCTCAAGCGATGTCCGAGCGGCAGAAATAAAAGCCCGTATGGCTTGAAAGCGGTTCAATATGTCCGGCAGCATTTCAGGCGCAACATTTCGCTTCATGATGCAGCTGTCGCGCTCGGAATCAACGCCTCTTACCTCAGCCGCTTATTCAAGGACGAATATTGTCTCGGCTTCGTCGAGTATCTGAACAAGGTTAGGGTAGAGGAGGCCAAGGCGTTGATCGACCGAGCCGAGTTGCGTGTCAAGGACATCTATAAAGAGGTCGGCTTCAACAACTATACGTATTTCTTCCGGGTATTCAAAGACTTAACGGGGATGACTCCGCTTGAATATAAAAACCGGACGATGAGCTCAATATAA